A genomic window from Zalophus californianus isolate mZalCal1 chromosome 13, mZalCal1.pri.v2, whole genome shotgun sequence includes:
- the RPS6 gene encoding 40S ribosomal protein S6: MKLNISFPATGCQKLIEVDDERKLRTFYEKRMATEVAADALGEEWKGYVVRISGGNDKQGFPMKQGVLTHGRVRLLLSKGHSCYRPRRTGERKRKSVRGCIVDANLSVLNLVIVKKGEKDIPGLTDTTVPRRLGPKRASRIRKLFNLSKEDDVRQYVVRKPLNKEGKKPRTKAPKIQRLVTPRVLQHKRRRIALKKQRTKKNKEEAAEYAKLLAKRMKEAKEKRQEQIAKRRRLSSLRASTSKSESSQK; this comes from the exons ATGAAG CTGAACATCTCTTTCCCAGCTACTGGCTGCCAGAAACTCATTGAAGTAGACGATGAACGCAAACTTCGTACCTTTTATGAGAAGCGTATGGCCACAGAAGTTGCTGCTGATGCTCTGGGTGAAGAATGGAAG GGTTATGTGGTCCGAATCAGTGGTGGCAATGACAAACAGGGCTTCCCCATGAAGCAGGGTGTCTTGACCCATGGTCGTGTCCGCCTGCTGCTGAGTAAGGGGCATTCCTGCTATAGACCAAGGcggactggagagagaaagcgcaaaTCCGTTCGGGGTTGCATTGTGGATGCCAATCTCAGCGTTCTCAACTTGGTCATTGTAAAAAAAG GGGAGAAGGATATTCCTGGACTCACTGATACTACTGTGCCTCGTCGCCTGGGGCCCAAAAGAGCCAGCAGAATCCGCAAACTTTTCAATCTCTCTAAAGAAGATGATGTCCGCCAGTATGTTGTGAGAAAGCCCCTAAACAAAGAAG GGAAGAAACCTAGAACCAAAGCGCCTAAGATTCAGCGTCTTGTTACTCCACGAGTCCTCCAGCACAAACGGCGGCGTATTGCTTTGAAGAAGCAgcgcactaagaaaaataaggaagaggctgcagaatatgctaaacttttggccaagagaatgaag gaggccaaagaaaaacgCCAGGAACAGATTGCCAAGAGACGGAGGCTGTCTTCTCTGAGAGCCTCTACCTCTAAGTCTGAGTCcagtcaaaaatga